Proteins encoded together in one Camelina sativa cultivar DH55 chromosome 9, Cs, whole genome shotgun sequence window:
- the LOC104715504 gene encoding uncharacterized protein LOC104715504 yields MEPEGIPIYKMLASYISEYDVNGMEIFLNKLEEKRPKGFGLAMLRKSEPLLVNDEYYDILGEKVYRYLMLIYRRIGEKEDLRRLWNLAKDRKVFDTIGQYTLTIAIFWFKDDLEGVHEVFEEWYSGEHRFLEVKTKDILEFDHYRKRVIQDTKSKVKDMLEDHKEEGERKKTAMEVRQNGWDPKNNLALSAYACVQYVEGRTDIESAVDVLRLLGKREPQDAIKPIMDKDQLGRKMVEAMRGGGYVGEV; encoded by the coding sequence ATGGAACCTGAAGGAATACCGATTTACAAGATGTTAGCTTCTTACATATCAGAATATGACGTAAATGgaatggaaatttttttgaacaaGTTGGAGGAGAAAAGACCAAAGGGGTTTGGTTTAGCTATGTTGCGTAAGTCAGAGCCATTATTGGTTAATGATGAGTATTACGACATCCTCGGAGAAAAAGTCTATAGGTATCTCATGTTAATTTATAGGCGTATAGGAGAAAAGGAAGACCTTCGCCGTTTGTGGAACTTAGCTAAGGATAGGAAAGTGTTTGATACAATCGGTCAATATACTCTCACGATTGCGATCTTTTGGTTTAAAGACGATCTCGAAGGGGTTCACGAGGTTTTTGAAGAGTGGTATTCCGGGGAGCATCGTTTTTTGGAAGTCAAGACAAAAGATATTCTGGAATTTGATCACTACAGAAAAAGAGTGATACAAGACACCAAGTCAAAAGTGAAGGACATGCTTGAAGATCataaggaagaaggagagaggaagaaaacgGCGATGGAAGTGAGGCAAAACGGATGGGACCCAAAGAATAATCTTGCTTTGTCCGCATACGCATGTGTTCAATATGTGGAGGGTCGGACAGACATTGAGAGTGCAGTTGATGTTTTAAGATTATTGGGGAAGCGTGAGCCGCAAGATGCTATCAAGCCTATCATGGATAAAGATCAGTTGGGTAGGAAAATGGTGGAGGCAATGAGAGGAGGAGGATATGTTGGTGAAGTTTGA